The Candidatus Binataceae bacterium DNA segment TTTCTCGATGCAGGATCCGGCGGTTACCGCCGAACTGACGATGCGTCATCTGCTGACCCATGTCGGCGGCTGGGACGGCGACTATTTCGAAGATACGGGAAATGGCGACGACGCTCTCGATCGATACGTCAAGCTTTTGCCAGATCTGCCACAGCTTACCCGGCTGGGTACGGTGTTCTCTTACAACAACTCGGCGTTCGCGATCGCGGGCAGGGTAATAGAAGTGGTTACCGGCCAGACTTGCGAGAACGCACTCAAGGAATTGGTGCTGAAACCACTGGGACTGAACCAGTCATACTTCTTCCCGACGGATGTGATGCTACACGCCTTTGCTGTCGGCCACGGGGTTAACGAGGGTCAGAACTTCGTCCGGCGTCCATGGCAGTTGATACGCGCGAGCGCGGCGATGGGAGGAATCGCCGCATCGATGAAGGATCAGCTTCGCTACGCGCGGTTCCATCTCGGCGACGGCACCGCTGAGGATGGGACCCGGGTGTTGTCGAGGGAATCGATGCGCCAGATGCAAACTCCGGGCGACGTAGGGGAATTGGATTTCAAGATGGGACTGGCGTGGCAGATACAGGATATCGATGGGATTCGTCACGTGTCTCACGGAGGCGGC contains these protein-coding regions:
- a CDS encoding serine hydrolase domain-containing protein, with product FSMQDPAVTAELTMRHLLTHVGGWDGDYFEDTGNGDDALDRYVKLLPDLPQLTRLGTVFSYNNSAFAIAGRVIEVVTGQTCENALKELVLKPLGLNQSYFFPTDVMLHAFAVGHGVNEGQNFVRRPWQLIRASAAMGGIAASMKDQLRYARFHLGDGTAEDGTRVLSRESMRQMQTPGDVGELDFKMGLAWQIQDIDGIRHVSHGGGTFGQISFFTMTPRRNFALALTTNSNSGGFLGREVTKDVVARFLGNPQSEPEEIAMSEAQIAEYAGRYTATLDDIELLPDAGKLMAQEHPKGGFPTRDTVPDPTRPPPFRVGLIAPDRLAGMDPPYKDEQGEFLRNSDGSIAWLRFNGRIHAPLRSDQKRA